The following nucleotide sequence is from Candidatus Micrarchaeia archaeon.
AGCCGTTTCCCTTCCATATATCAGATAAAGGAGAATGAATGCAAGCGGAAGCCCAAGCGCAAGCCCGTAATAAAACACCCTATATACAATGCCCTTCAGTTTCGTCTCCTCAATATACTTTTTTTCACCCTCTACTATCTCTGTCTTGCTCATATAATTCGGGGCCTTCCTCATATTGGAAAACCATTCCTTTGGCATAACAAGATTGATTTCAAGAATGATTCCAGAGGGGTGGTTGTTGGAAATCAAGCCCACATAATTCGCGCCCGTGGTATTGGTTATGCCTAAAATAGGCGGATGAACAAAATACTCAACTTTGTCGGTATCTCCTGGAACATGCACCGTGGCCTTCAGCTCCCCCACTCCCTCTGTCCACTGGTCGCCCCACAATTTGTAGAAGAACTGCGCGCAATCTTTTTGCTCAAGCACTTCCCCTTCTAAAGTATAAGTGAAGACCGCATTCACAGTCTCATAAGAATAATCGCTCTTCAGCACGAGCTCCCGCCACCCCCCGTTCATCTGGGTGTAGAATTCGCATTCCTTCTGCTCGCAATATCCAGAGGCATTGACGATGGCGAGGTCCGGGGGCTTCTGCACGTAAAGCTCGCGGAAAGTCCCGTCAAGCACGTAAGTTATGTTCTCCTTCACATATATGGTCCCGTCCTGGTTGAGGTAATAATCAACGCTGGCCCTGGGAATGGAATAGCTCCCGCTGGCAGAGAAAGCAACGCCCGAGAGCGCGAGCGCAACAAATACAATGGCGAACAGCATTTTTCTTTCCATGGATACCACCCGAACAAATCATAGTATGAAAGTAACAAATATATAGCATCCTGCGACGAACACGAACGAAGCGAGCCACACGAAGAAATTCCAGTCCTTTATGTCCTTCCCGTCCAGCCCGCTGAACGGAAGCATCTCTGCCATCGCCCAGAGCGCGCTCGTCGTGTAAATTATCTGGAAAAGCACGTGCGGATAAATCACGTTGATGAATGCGAAAAGCAGCATCGCCCCGTTGCTCAGCAGCGGCGCGCCCAGCTTCATCAGCCCGACCTTCCATCTCTCTGTCTCTTTCGGTATTTCTTCGAGTATGAACCCCTGCACCGAGAACGCGTTGCCCAGGAAGGAACTCACCAGAGTCACAAGCGAGCCCGCGGGCCAGAACCTGTACTCCATCCGTATCTTGAAGAAATGCGCGAAAATGCGGTGCGTCAGTTCGTGCGCTATCCCGGCAATCAGGCATATTATCGTGTTTATGAACGTCCAGAGAAGGAATTCCGGGGTCGGGCCGAAATACTGCCAGCTTATGGAAATCCCCAGGACAAGGGAAGCCCCGATTATGGCGAGCGCTTCGCTCAAATTCACTTTCCATGCATATACGCTCCCCTCCCCGACCTTCCTGTTTTTCCTCCCTATATCTAACGCCTTGAACTCGAAAACCGTCCTTGCCACGTTCATGAGCGCGAGCATGACCAGGGATACCGCGGTAGCCGCCGCAGGCACGTATTCAGGAGGTATGAATGCGCTGAGCGGCGAGTACCTCACGCTTATCCGTCCCGCGTTCGAGACTCCGCGCTTGTCCGATAGCGCAACCACCACGCTTCCATTCCCATTCTGGCCGTAATTCACCAGGAACTGGCCGTACACTTCCTCGCTCTCGTTCAGCACCCCGCGCTTGTCCAAAATCTCAGTCATCCTGTTCTGGGAAGGCCCGCCTATAAGCACGACTAGCGGATACGTTCCTGAATCTATGATTGCAAGCGCCGCATCTCCATCCCCCATCGCAGTAGCGTTGGCTATTGCAGGATACGCGGCTTTGGCGCTTTCCCACAACGCCTTCTCGGCCGCATCAGTGCCGCTGCCAGTGACCACGAGCGTCATCTTCGCTGCAATCACTTCGAAACTTCCGTTGGCGCTTTCCCAATCGCTCTCGTTTATCATCCCGAATATTTTCTGCGCGAAAGCGAATTCGCTGCCGTTCATCATTCCCATGCCTTGGAAAGCAGAGTAATTCATACCTCCTGCAGCGCTGATTACGCCTTGGGGAAGCTGGGCAGCCGAAAAAGAGGCCAGCAAAGCGAGCAGAA
It contains:
- a CDS encoding DUF2207 domain-containing protein, whose protein sequence is MERKMLFAIVFVALALSGVAFSASGSYSIPRASVDYYLNQDGTIYVKENITYVLDGTFRELYVQKPPDLAIVNASGYCEQKECEFYTQMNGGWRELVLKSDYSYETVNAVFTYTLEGEVLEQKDCAQFFYKLWGDQWTEGVGELKATVHVPGDTDKVEYFVHPPILGITNTTGANYVGLISNNHPSGIILEINLVMPKEWFSNMRKAPNYMSKTEIVEGEKKYIEETKLKGIVYRVFYYGLALGLPLAFILLYLIYGRETALSQLQYVAPYEREPPGDLSPAEASYLLSRKAEPNSISGEMLWLVQQEYLRMEEKEVEVGFLFKSKKKTVVFYLNEGKNLESLKSHQRALYDFISGRRGQEGYFSVEYGMASGVSKQIYSVFYRRFQKEVEDGFKKRGYMNETGSNIFLGLCVFGFISAILGFVL